The Methanomassiliicoccales archaeon genome has a segment encoding these proteins:
- a CDS encoding AAA domain-containing protein yields MSEEIPQIIVTDIGEYIDKGCCARNFKLRLDKGMEARRFPFFPAVRKPLNPILAMNGQRLEDQWAEDFSKTMTLINPPISKSEKGEITWTDFLERIKELPPGHSVFAREVEIYRQIGSFRVTGRMDFLLFRWDGQTPVLRIVECKASRKDKTYHRIQLAAYRLMVMEALAEGKPTLDGFGFKDIRIESVVARIDEKSNQNQDALTIPSLDLEEEMDDLRQLLSNGGPFVHVQAAPLEQLNYRLEPKCDSCQYCPICLPESARLRRVELIGIDQSTTNTLIENGIDTIDDLADLDRTSEKAQALVGSPGFNMDLGDLIVRAKARRSTLKGRQEGDWGIIPRPNPGKGQLPVYQSGTDSRLIRVYLDVEYEYIENRLAALSAHVTDSELPLVTRSEKVGEKNRYDPVPMELDRETGQSRPCVGTDVVNYISKPWTGDHRTDDEKEGQMVQDFFDRLADAIADVGKGEDMRPVHFYVWSKNDMTHLIDACSRVGGPLLHNLTELLGSRERCQGPMEQLIFTPLRDEIDQKVALGYTGHSLAIATSLGWFGFPKFHWTRKVEGVPTDLSYSFRRDIFDFRTSLNLNSVGQWCERNDPDGHPEFFEIRTKFGSDINAPYWYALWGILPEPGNNLDKVLLNDYRRGGKAPLIAAFLQAKCQALRWLEERLSKNDGIQKPLMPINDLKHIDKRFEDRYDLVNACLDFMRLDHHVKKVEWVTSCLRSPSTRVAEGFALPLKDLIDVPLDDNSHVVRGVIDLERYAVDPDVFFSVCMIGEESFVRISPYSGKPDEGQSIHEVLSKGVTGKVTFLDRKTGLFAAKVITTNYKDPIARDYVLPSLSSNAAMPYALVEEGISAFVQNRVDEWLRNHRNAPAVRWFDPGSPAIPLRDQLTSETKEACRNVLRSMRVLDRSLDEVQVQACIDGMEGTVQLLLGPPGTGKTNTTAAAILLRLASTPERKLFLLSANTHTAVDELTERLRLTLPSFRKASAENGFRDNPVSILRLKDEPSSAEEITFENINQIKDQLSMNDVVICGSVNEVLKLGKNMDKSGWPLGSAHASGLIVDEASMMLFPDFLALATMVSAKGEIMLTGDHMQLSPITSHDWENEDREQIVRLTPHESAYVTVKRLCSRCDKKALRQSELTLTYRLTDELIHLISDVYKDEGVTLTSKKTAPSKSGRISSLSDVWRYGGIYLIVHDESSSRKLNEFEAGLIQDVIASRPGSKKDIEPGSISIITPHRAQKGALKSLLMEDHGDQIKMIDTVERLQGGECETIIVSGTQSDMNAIGDSAEFILNLNRTNVIFSRAKERLIVVCSRNLLDSVPADIDDYRSSWLWKRLRSTCDTEMLKVEGYEHEVSVRVPGRFWNK; encoded by the coding sequence ATGTCAGAAGAAATTCCTCAGATCATCGTTACTGACATCGGAGAGTATATCGACAAAGGTTGCTGTGCGCGCAACTTCAAGCTTCGCCTGGATAAGGGCATGGAGGCCCGGAGATTTCCTTTCTTCCCCGCAGTGAGGAAACCTCTGAACCCCATCCTGGCGATGAACGGTCAACGATTGGAGGACCAATGGGCCGAGGACTTCTCCAAGACGATGACCTTGATCAACCCCCCGATCTCGAAGAGCGAGAAAGGTGAGATCACCTGGACCGATTTCCTGGAAAGGATCAAAGAATTGCCGCCAGGTCATTCTGTCTTCGCTAGAGAGGTCGAGATATATCGCCAGATAGGGTCATTCCGCGTCACGGGAAGGATGGACTTCCTCCTCTTTCGATGGGATGGACAAACACCAGTCCTCAGAATAGTCGAATGCAAGGCCAGTCGCAAGGACAAGACATATCATCGCATCCAGCTCGCCGCGTACCGGTTGATGGTCATGGAGGCACTGGCAGAGGGAAAGCCAACCTTGGATGGGTTTGGTTTCAAGGACATTCGGATCGAATCTGTAGTGGCCAGGATAGATGAGAAGTCCAATCAGAACCAGGATGCGTTGACGATCCCATCGCTTGATCTCGAAGAGGAGATGGACGATCTCAGGCAACTTCTTTCCAATGGCGGTCCTTTCGTCCATGTCCAAGCTGCTCCGCTCGAGCAACTGAACTACCGTCTGGAACCGAAATGCGATTCCTGCCAGTATTGTCCGATCTGCCTGCCGGAAAGTGCCAGGCTCAGACGGGTAGAGCTGATCGGCATCGATCAATCGACGACCAATACCCTCATCGAGAATGGTATCGACACCATCGATGACCTAGCTGACCTGGACCGCACATCTGAGAAAGCCCAGGCGCTGGTCGGGAGTCCTGGATTCAACATGGACCTGGGCGACCTCATCGTCAGGGCTAAGGCTCGCCGGTCCACCCTCAAGGGCCGACAGGAAGGGGATTGGGGAATCATACCTCGGCCTAACCCGGGCAAGGGTCAGCTCCCAGTATATCAGAGCGGGACCGACTCCCGCCTAATCCGCGTCTACCTAGATGTTGAATACGAGTACATCGAGAACAGATTGGCAGCATTGTCCGCTCACGTCACCGACAGCGAACTGCCGTTGGTCACAAGGTCCGAGAAGGTAGGGGAAAAGAACCGATATGATCCGGTGCCGATGGAATTGGACCGAGAGACCGGACAGTCCCGGCCATGTGTCGGGACGGACGTGGTCAATTACATCTCAAAGCCTTGGACGGGCGACCATAGGACCGATGACGAAAAGGAGGGACAGATGGTCCAGGACTTCTTTGACCGGCTGGCAGACGCGATAGCGGACGTCGGTAAGGGAGAGGACATGAGGCCCGTACACTTCTATGTCTGGTCAAAGAACGATATGACCCACCTCATCGACGCCTGCTCCCGCGTCGGTGGTCCCCTGCTTCACAATCTGACCGAACTGCTCGGCTCCCGTGAGCGCTGCCAGGGTCCGATGGAACAGCTTATCTTCACCCCCCTCCGTGACGAGATCGATCAGAAGGTGGCGCTCGGTTATACAGGTCACAGTCTGGCGATCGCTACCTCGCTAGGCTGGTTCGGATTCCCCAAGTTCCATTGGACCAGGAAGGTCGAGGGTGTACCGACCGATCTGTCCTATTCCTTCCGCCGGGACATATTCGATTTCCGCACATCGCTGAACCTCAACAGCGTAGGCCAATGGTGCGAACGGAACGACCCGGACGGGCATCCCGAGTTCTTTGAGATCAGGACCAAGTTCGGCTCGGACATCAATGCCCCGTATTGGTATGCGTTGTGGGGCATCCTGCCCGAACCGGGCAACAACCTGGACAAGGTTCTGCTGAACGATTACAGGCGGGGCGGTAAGGCCCCTCTAATAGCAGCGTTCCTGCAGGCCAAGTGCCAGGCGCTCAGGTGGCTGGAGGAGCGCCTCTCAAAGAACGATGGCATCCAGAAACCTTTGATGCCGATCAACGACCTGAAACACATTGACAAACGCTTCGAGGACCGTTACGACCTGGTCAACGCCTGCCTCGATTTCATGCGCCTTGATCACCATGTCAAAAAGGTCGAATGGGTCACGTCATGTCTGCGGTCCCCGTCCACCCGGGTCGCCGAAGGCTTCGCGCTGCCGCTGAAGGACCTGATCGACGTCCCGCTGGATGACAATAGCCACGTGGTCCGCGGCGTGATCGACCTGGAGCGCTACGCAGTCGATCCGGACGTCTTCTTCTCGGTCTGCATGATCGGTGAGGAATCGTTCGTGCGCATCTCGCCTTACTCGGGCAAGCCTGACGAAGGCCAATCGATCCACGAGGTCCTGAGCAAGGGGGTCACTGGCAAGGTCACCTTCCTGGACAGGAAGACCGGTCTTTTCGCGGCCAAGGTCATCACCACGAACTATAAGGACCCGATCGCCCGGGACTATGTCCTTCCCTCGCTGTCAAGCAATGCCGCGATGCCATACGCATTAGTCGAGGAGGGCATCTCGGCCTTCGTCCAGAACCGGGTCGACGAATGGCTGAGGAACCACAGGAATGCTCCGGCGGTCAGGTGGTTCGATCCTGGATCCCCTGCGATACCATTACGAGATCAGCTGACATCTGAAACGAAAGAGGCATGCAGGAACGTTCTCCGCTCGATGAGGGTCCTCGACCGCTCGCTCGATGAGGTCCAGGTCCAGGCGTGCATCGATGGAATGGAAGGCACGGTCCAGCTTCTGCTCGGTCCGCCCGGAACGGGTAAGACCAACACCACCGCTGCGGCGATACTTCTCCGCCTGGCATCCACGCCGGAGCGCAAGCTCTTTCTCCTATCGGCGAACACCCACACCGCCGTGGATGAGCTGACGGAGCGATTGAGGCTGACCCTGCCTTCGTTCAGAAAGGCCTCGGCGGAGAACGGCTTCCGGGACAATCCGGTCAGCATCCTCCGGCTCAAGGATGAACCGTCGAGCGCGGAGGAGATCACCTTCGAGAACATCAATCAGATCAAGGACCAATTGAGCATGAACGACGTCGTCATCTGCGGTTCGGTGAACGAGGTCCTGAAACTCGGTAAGAACATGGACAAGTCGGGCTGGCCGTTGGGTTCCGCACATGCTTCCGGATTGATCGTCGACGAGGCCAGCATGATGCTGTTCCCGGACTTTCTGGCACTGGCGACTATGGTATCAGCGAAGGGAGAGATCATGCTCACCGGCGATCACATGCAGCTCTCGCCAATAACATCGCATGACTGGGAGAACGAGGACCGGGAGCAGATCGTCAGGCTGACGCCCCATGAGAGCGCATATGTCACGGTGAAGCGGCTTTGCAGCAGATGCGACAAGAAGGCTCTGAGACAATCGGAGCTCACTCTCACCTATCGGCTTACGGACGAACTGATCCACCTCATATCCGACGTCTACAAGGATGAAGGGGTCACGCTCACTTCAAAAAAGACCGCTCCGTCCAAGAGCGGCAGGATATCCTCGCTCTCTGACGTCTGGAGATATGGCGGCATATACCTGATCGTTCACGACGAATCAAGTTCGAGGAAGCTGAACGAGTTCGAGGCAGGACTTATCCAAGACGTCATCGCATCCCGGCCTGGATCGAAGAAGGATATCGAACCGGGTTCGATATCGATCATCACCCCTCACCGAGCGCAGAAGGGGGCGCTGAAGAGCCTCCTGATGGAAGACCACGGCGATCAGATAAAGATGATCGACACCGTCGAACGGCTACAGGGCGGCGAGTGTGAGACGATCATCGTTTCCGGCACCCAGAGCGACATGAACGCGATCGGGGACAGCGCCGAGTTCATCCTGAACCTAAACCGGACGAACGTGATATTCTCTCGGGCCAAGGAACGCCTCATCGTTGTTTGTTCGAGGAACCTGCTGGACAGCGTCCCTGCCGATATCGATGACTACAGATCGTCGTGGCTGTGGAAACGGTTGCGCTCAACGTGCGACACCGAGATGTTGAAGGTCGAGGGGTACGAACACGAAGTATCGGTCAGAGTGCCGGGAAGATTCTGGAATAAATGA
- a CDS encoding DUF87 domain-containing protein encodes MQDFEKLGAFYLGSTYDLANKSKRDDIVLYDSKDLVTHAVCVGMTGSGKTGLCVCLLEEAALDGIPSIVIDPKGDIANLMLTFPELRNEDFKPWVNAEDATKNGLSVDEYAAKQAEFWKSGLAQWGEDGARIKRLRDASSFTIYTPGSNAGLPVSILKSFSAPPPEIVSDDELLNERISTTVTSLLGLIGVDADPIRSREHILISTILSEAWRNGVSLDLASLINQIQNPSVKRVGVLELEAFYPSKDRLTLAMQLNNLLAAPSFRLWLEGEPLDVKSFLYTPEGRPKTSIFSIAHLSDSERMFFVSLLLNHVVGWMRTQSGTTSLRAILYIDEVFGYLPPVANPPSKLPLLTLMKQARAFGVGVVLVTQNPVDLDYKGLSNTGTWFIGRLQTDRDKLRILDALEGVSAGTGKSFNRGEMDQIIAGLGNRVFLMHNVNEDKPLVFTSRWAMSYLRGPLTRDQIKILMDPIKSKASSAVPVVAPEAAAAVQATAGPVSLDSKRPMLPSGVPQYFLRPKQPAPLVYRPMLLGISQVRFSDARKNVEETKDLYLLASVTDGPIPVNWETAKKAELTMSDLQAEPMGAAKFSDLPATASVPKNYAAWEKDLVNWLVRSQRIELLHSPSLNQYSKVGEKESDFRIRMQLAFRETADGNMDRLRKKYAPKIAALDERIRKAEMTLEKEKDQVSMRKQQSSASFGTALFDAMVGRKVKGTKTINDYERVKKEKKDVEFADENLDTLRQQRKKLDEDFQAEVRAMGEKTDPLTEKLESIPIGTTKTNISVKLVALVWDPGA; translated from the coding sequence ATGCAGGATTTTGAGAAGCTCGGGGCTTTCTACCTGGGAAGCACCTATGATCTGGCAAACAAATCGAAGAGGGATGACATCGTCCTTTACGATTCAAAGGACCTGGTGACGCACGCTGTCTGCGTGGGCATGACCGGAAGCGGTAAGACCGGACTCTGCGTCTGTCTTCTTGAGGAGGCGGCCCTTGATGGCATTCCGTCCATCGTGATAGATCCCAAGGGCGATATCGCCAACCTGATGCTTACGTTTCCGGAGCTCCGCAACGAGGATTTCAAGCCTTGGGTGAACGCCGAGGATGCGACGAAGAACGGCCTCTCCGTCGATGAGTACGCGGCTAAACAGGCCGAGTTCTGGAAGAGCGGCCTGGCTCAATGGGGGGAGGACGGGGCACGCATCAAACGGCTGCGCGATGCCAGCAGTTTCACCATATACACGCCGGGAAGCAACGCCGGACTGCCGGTGTCGATACTAAAGTCCTTCTCCGCCCCTCCCCCGGAGATCGTCAGCGATGACGAGCTCCTGAACGAGCGGATCAGCACCACGGTAACGAGCCTTCTGGGCTTGATCGGAGTTGACGCGGACCCGATCAGATCCAGGGAGCACATCCTGATCTCGACCATCCTTTCCGAGGCATGGAGGAATGGGGTCAGTCTCGACCTGGCCAGTCTGATCAATCAGATCCAAAATCCCTCCGTCAAGCGGGTAGGTGTCCTGGAGCTGGAGGCGTTCTACCCATCGAAGGACAGGCTCACCCTGGCGATGCAGCTCAATAACCTTCTCGCCGCCCCAAGTTTCAGGCTCTGGCTGGAAGGCGAACCGCTCGACGTCAAGAGCTTCCTTTACACTCCTGAAGGAAGACCGAAGACCTCCATCTTCTCCATCGCTCATCTCAGTGATTCCGAGCGGATGTTCTTCGTGTCGCTCCTGTTGAATCACGTGGTCGGCTGGATGCGCACCCAGTCAGGCACCACCAGTCTGCGGGCGATCCTCTATATCGATGAGGTGTTCGGTTACCTGCCTCCGGTTGCCAATCCGCCCTCGAAGCTGCCCTTGCTGACGCTCATGAAACAGGCCAGAGCGTTCGGGGTAGGCGTCGTGCTGGTCACTCAGAACCCGGTGGACCTGGATTATAAAGGACTGTCCAACACTGGCACCTGGTTCATCGGACGGCTCCAGACCGACCGGGACAAACTACGCATCCTGGATGCTCTTGAGGGAGTATCCGCCGGCACTGGAAAATCGTTCAATCGCGGCGAGATGGACCAGATCATCGCCGGGCTAGGGAACCGGGTGTTCCTCATGCACAATGTGAACGAAGACAAACCATTGGTGTTCACATCAAGATGGGCGATGTCATATCTCCGGGGACCGCTGACCAGGGACCAGATCAAGATCCTTATGGACCCGATCAAGTCGAAAGCGAGCTCCGCTGTTCCGGTCGTAGCGCCGGAGGCGGCTGCAGCCGTGCAAGCAACCGCCGGCCCCGTTTCTCTGGATTCCAAGAGGCCTATGTTGCCGTCGGGGGTTCCGCAGTATTTCCTTCGGCCGAAGCAACCGGCCCCTCTGGTCTACAGGCCGATGCTGCTAGGAATCTCACAGGTGCGCTTCTCCGATGCAAGGAAGAACGTGGAGGAGACCAAGGACTTGTATCTTCTGGCCTCGGTGACCGACGGTCCCATCCCGGTCAATTGGGAGACGGCGAAAAAAGCGGAATTGACCATGTCCGACCTGCAGGCCGAGCCCATGGGCGCCGCGAAATTTTCCGATCTTCCGGCCACGGCATCGGTCCCGAAGAACTACGCCGCCTGGGAAAAGGACCTGGTAAACTGGCTGGTACGGAGCCAAAGGATCGAGCTGCTGCATAGCCCGAGCCTGAACCAATATTCCAAGGTGGGGGAGAAGGAAAGCGATTTCAGGATACGGATGCAGCTTGCCTTCAGGGAGACCGCGGACGGGAACATGGACAGACTGAGGAAGAAATATGCCCCCAAGATCGCTGCGCTGGATGAACGTATCCGGAAGGCAGAGATGACTTTGGAGAAGGAGAAGGACCAGGTAAGCATGCGCAAACAGCAGAGCTCCGCTTCGTTCGGCACGGCGCTCTTCGACGCCATGGTCGGGAGGAAGGTGAAGGGCACCAAGACGATAAACGATTACGAACGGGTGAAGAAGGAGAAGAAGGACGTCGAGTTCGCCGACGAGAACCTCGATACACTTCGCCAACAGCGGAAGAAGCTGGATGAGGATTTCCAAGCGGAGGTCAGGGCGATGGGGGAGAAGACAGACCCGCTGACGGAGAAGCTGGAATCCATTCCAATAGGCACAACCAAGACGAACATCTCGGTCAAGCTGGTGGCATTGGTCTGGGACCCTGGGGCCTGA
- a CDS encoding DUF937 domain-containing protein, giving the protein MNSIVDSVMGMLSSGDNLSAMGKSVGGDEKSVKSALGMGLPLIMGSMADKASKPGGAEELANMIPKTGSSTPDNLSAQINNPDTSGGSDMLNKLMGNQMGPMQSAISKKSGLAPDGVGKLLAMVAPMIMGQVGKMFTQGNMDSKGLSALLGSQSKMAMQSSPEASDLSKQLNIGQVGGGGLMAKLKNMFGK; this is encoded by the coding sequence ATGAACTCAATCGTTGATAGTGTGATGGGCATGCTATCCTCTGGGGACAATCTGTCCGCCATGGGGAAGTCGGTCGGAGGGGATGAAAAGTCGGTCAAGTCCGCGCTTGGCATGGGATTGCCGCTGATCATGGGTTCCATGGCGGACAAGGCCTCGAAGCCCGGAGGGGCCGAGGAGCTGGCCAACATGATACCGAAAACAGGTAGTAGCACTCCTGACAATTTGAGCGCCCAGATCAACAACCCAGACACATCGGGAGGCTCGGACATGCTGAACAAGCTGATGGGGAACCAAATGGGCCCGATGCAGAGCGCGATCTCCAAGAAGTCAGGACTGGCCCCGGACGGCGTCGGTAAGTTACTGGCTATGGTGGCCCCGATGATAATGGGACAGGTCGGGAAGATGTTCACCCAGGGTAACATGGACAGCAAAGGCCTATCCGCACTGCTCGGAAGCCAGTCCAAGATGGCCATGCAGTCCTCTCCTGAGGCCTCCGACCTCTCCAAGCAGCTGAACATAGGCCAGGTGGGAGGCGGGGGCCTGATGGCGAAACTGAAGAACATGTTCGGGAAATGA
- the ftsZ gene encoding cell division protein FtsZ, which translates to MPSSLVKDALSTAGAKQPANASVGNQPAPQAPVSASDEELLRIAAQLDVCIKIVGCGGGGCNTINRCVDAGISGAQLCAINTDAKHLLTIRAPKKILIGKSKTRGLGAGAKPEVGEEAARENDGEIRDFLNGANIVFVTAGMGGGTGTGSAHYVAGIAKEQIRALTLGVVTIPFKAEGTLRMENALTGLNKLRQACDTTIVVPNDKLLEMVPKLPIEAAFKVADEVLMQTIKGLTEIITKPGLVNLDYADIQTVMNEGGVAFVGIGEANTDSDDRVKDAVHEALTSPMLGEIDLRMARGALIRVVGGPDMTVGEAQKAADIVTKSVSERARIIWGCSIEPELTGTIKVLLIVTGAKSKYMLDARGAGMSAQQAQRETSQYAASKVPLQYQQPRQQNDGVDFVR; encoded by the coding sequence ATGCCAAGCTCATTGGTAAAGGATGCGCTATCGACCGCCGGAGCTAAGCAACCGGCAAATGCAAGTGTAGGAAACCAACCGGCGCCACAAGCGCCGGTGAGCGCGAGCGACGAGGAACTGCTCCGTATAGCCGCTCAGCTGGATGTCTGTATCAAGATCGTCGGCTGTGGCGGTGGCGGCTGCAATACCATCAACCGCTGCGTTGATGCAGGTATCAGCGGAGCACAGCTCTGCGCCATCAACACCGACGCAAAGCATCTGCTCACCATTCGCGCGCCGAAGAAGATATTGATCGGAAAGTCCAAGACCCGGGGTCTGGGGGCAGGAGCGAAGCCAGAAGTGGGAGAGGAAGCGGCGAGAGAGAATGATGGTGAGATCAGGGACTTCCTGAACGGGGCGAACATAGTTTTCGTGACGGCGGGTATGGGAGGCGGGACCGGAACCGGTTCGGCGCATTACGTCGCTGGCATCGCCAAGGAACAGATACGCGCCCTGACGCTGGGAGTGGTTACCATCCCGTTCAAGGCGGAAGGGACCCTCCGGATGGAGAATGCCTTGACTGGGCTGAACAAGCTGAGGCAGGCCTGCGACACCACGATCGTGGTGCCGAACGACAAATTGCTGGAGATGGTCCCCAAGCTGCCCATCGAGGCGGCGTTCAAGGTGGCCGATGAGGTGCTGATGCAGACCATCAAGGGACTCACCGAGATCATCACCAAGCCCGGACTGGTCAACCTGGACTACGCCGACATCCAGACCGTCATGAACGAGGGCGGGGTGGCGTTCGTCGGTATCGGCGAGGCGAACACAGATTCGGACGACCGGGTCAAGGATGCGGTCCATGAGGCCCTGACGTCCCCGATGCTGGGAGAGATCGACCTGAGGATGGCAAGGGGCGCCTTGATCCGCGTCGTCGGAGGACCGGACATGACCGTCGGCGAAGCCCAGAAGGCCGCCGACATAGTGACCAAGTCGGTCAGCGAACGGGCCAGGATCATCTGGGGCTGTTCGATCGAGCCCGAGCTCACCGGGACGATCAAGGTCCTGCTCATCGTCACCGGTGCTAAGAGCAAGTACATGCTCGATGCCAGAGGTGCGGGGATGAGCGCGCAGCAGGCCCAGAGGGAAACGTCCCAATACGCGGCCAGTAAGGTGCCCTTGCAATACCAGCAACCAAGGCAGCAGAACGACGGTGTGGATTTCGTGCGCTGA
- a CDS encoding polyphosphate kinase 2 family protein has protein sequence MADDNDRLIPRTLVPPNKKVKLEEYPTSWKDCDDLDLNGLVLSKENADKILERSREELERVQELLWAESSHSMLMILQGMDAAGKDGIIEHVMSGVNPQGCQVTGFKVPSAKELGHDFLWRCYGALPERGMIGIFNRSYYEEVLVVRVHPELLEQQRLPGSKKGKDLWQERYESINDIERHLVRNGTAILKFFLHESLEEQKERFLARLDDPKKQWKFNPADIKERDLWDDYTKAYEKMLSATSTEEAPWYIIPADQKWLARTLISSIMARTIESLHLQYPQPSKEVKKALDEAKKRLKEE, from the coding sequence ATGGCTGATGATAACGATAGGTTGATACCGCGGACCTTGGTACCTCCGAACAAGAAGGTAAAGCTCGAGGAATATCCCACCAGCTGGAAGGATTGCGATGATCTGGACCTTAACGGCCTGGTCCTATCGAAAGAGAACGCGGACAAGATATTGGAACGGAGCAGAGAGGAACTGGAACGGGTCCAGGAACTGCTGTGGGCAGAATCCTCCCATTCCATGCTAATGATCCTCCAAGGGATGGATGCGGCGGGCAAGGATGGAATTATCGAACATGTCATGTCCGGCGTGAACCCGCAGGGTTGCCAGGTGACCGGTTTCAAAGTGCCGTCGGCAAAGGAGCTAGGCCATGACTTCCTGTGGCGCTGCTATGGGGCCCTGCCGGAAAGGGGCATGATCGGGATCTTCAACCGCTCCTATTACGAGGAGGTCCTGGTGGTCAGGGTGCATCCAGAACTGCTGGAGCAACAAAGATTACCAGGAAGCAAGAAAGGAAAGGATCTGTGGCAGGAACGCTATGAATCGATCAATGATATCGAGCGTCATCTCGTTCGCAACGGGACGGCCATACTGAAGTTCTTCCTCCATGAATCCCTGGAAGAACAGAAGGAGAGGTTCCTGGCCAGGCTTGACGACCCGAAGAAGCAGTGGAAATTCAACCCGGCAGACATCAAGGAAAGGGACCTTTGGGACGACTATACGAAGGCCTATGAGAAGATGCTCTCGGCGACCAGCACCGAAGAGGCACCCTGGTACATCATTCCTGCGGACCAGAAATGGCTGGCCCGGACGCTTATCTCCAGCATCATGGCCCGGACGATAGAGTCGTTACATCTCCAGTATCCCCAGCCCTCGAAAGAGGTCAAGAAGGCTTTGGATGAAGCGAAGAAACGGTTGAAGGAAGAATGA
- a CDS encoding flavodoxin family protein, with protein MKSLVVYVSVSHGNTEKVAKVIAEVLGADLKEAKAVDPAIIQSYDLVGFGSGIFYGKFHASLLKLVDMLPGSKSKAFVFSTGGYGTTDSHVKLWRALEAKGFTNGGDFACKAWDTWSPFKLVGGINKGRPDENDLNKAREFAKGLKI; from the coding sequence ATGAAGAGCCTTGTGGTGTATGTATCGGTCTCGCATGGGAACACGGAAAAGGTGGCCAAGGTCATCGCAGAGGTCCTCGGTGCCGATCTGAAGGAAGCGAAGGCGGTCGATCCGGCCATTATCCAAAGCTACGATCTGGTAGGGTTCGGTTCGGGTATCTTCTATGGGAAATTTCATGCAAGCCTGCTGAAGCTGGTGGACATGCTGCCTGGCTCCAAGTCCAAGGCCTTCGTATTCTCAACTGGCGGCTATGGGACGACCGATTCGCACGTGAAATTATGGAGGGCCCTAGAAGCCAAGGGATTTACCAATGGAGGCGATTTTGCCTGTAAGGCCTGGGACACCTGGTCGCCTTTCAAATTGGTCGGTGGGATAAACAAAGGGAGACCGGACGAGAATGATCTGAACAAGGCCAGGGAGTTCGCGAAAGGGCTCAAGATCTAG
- a CDS encoding VOC family protein encodes MQKITPFLWFNNNAEEAMDFYTSVFKNSNKGMITRYGKAGPGPEGTVMSVTFQLEGQEFFALNGGPVYSFTPAISMFVDCKDQDEVDRLWEMLSEGGRKDRCGWLVDKFGISWQVVPTVLNEMLRDPDPVKAQRVMEAMLKMDKLIIKDLKEAYDRK; translated from the coding sequence ATGCAAAAGATTACTCCATTTTTGTGGTTCAATAATAATGCGGAAGAGGCCATGGACTTTTACACATCTGTGTTCAAGAACTCAAACAAGGGCATGATAACCAGATACGGGAAAGCTGGTCCCGGTCCGGAGGGAACGGTAATGTCGGTCACGTTCCAGCTAGAGGGACAGGAATTCTTTGCGCTGAACGGCGGTCCGGTATACTCTTTCACGCCTGCCATATCGATGTTCGTGGACTGCAAAGACCAGGACGAGGTTGATCGCTTATGGGAGATGCTTTCGGAGGGCGGTCGCAAGGACCGATGCGGGTGGCTCGTGGATAAGTTCGGAATTTCATGGCAGGTAGTTCCGACAGTACTGAACGAGATGCTCAGGGATCCGGATCCAGTGAAGGCGCAGCGGGTCATGGAGGCAATGCTGAAAATGGACAAACTCATCATCAAGGACCTGAAAGAGGCGTATGACCGGAAGTAA
- a CDS encoding fibronectin type III domain-containing protein: MPWRLKAATIMVVAFLFLGEMIASTPSNAATSKSSIETIGTSVPDDSIGQTGKATEAYGNVDPAVLCLGIGELDHRLISSDDRARCLINHVVAGALCRAIAPIATFSLISEEMGPSNLNATRCSNCSITLKWTAPASLAGLTAYLVQVSDSSSFQVVLKNITVTSRYNSITVSDLTKDADYYFRVQGVFDGTVGPFSATIRSGPQPSQVRVDVVDTNLLIGTAMVVAILAFLDFMTLYRKMRGRLHH, from the coding sequence GTGCCATGGAGGCTAAAAGCCGCGACAATAATGGTGGTCGCATTCCTATTCTTGGGCGAGATGATAGCCTCCACGCCATCGAACGCGGCGACCTCAAAAAGCAGTATCGAGACCATTGGAACGAGCGTTCCTGACGATTCAATAGGTCAAACCGGAAAGGCAACGGAAGCGTATGGAAATGTAGATCCAGCCGTTCTCTGCCTAGGGATAGGCGAATTGGATCATCGTTTGATATCAAGTGATGATCGTGCAAGATGCCTGATCAACCATGTAGTAGCCGGGGCGCTATGCCGTGCCATCGCGCCGATTGCCACCTTCAGCCTTATCTCGGAAGAGATGGGGCCTTCAAACTTGAACGCCACGAGGTGCTCAAATTGTTCCATCACCCTGAAATGGACCGCACCGGCTAGTTTGGCCGGATTGACCGCCTATCTGGTCCAGGTGTCCGATTCTAGTTCTTTCCAGGTGGTATTGAAGAACATCACGGTGACTTCGAGATACAACAGCATCACCGTTTCTGATCTGACCAAGGATGCGGATTATTACTTCCGAGTCCAAGGTGTGTTCGATGGAACGGTAGGGCCTTTCTCCGCCACCATCCGTTCCGGTCCGCAGCCATCCCAAGTAAGAGTGGACGTTGTCGACACGAACCTGCTGATCGGAACGGCGATGGTGGTTGCCATCCTCGCATTTCTGGATTTCATGACCCTGTATAGAAAGATGAGAGGGAGGCTGCATCACTAG